CTGATAATTATGTTAATTTTCAATAAATGCTTCCCTCTCTTGACGAAATCTATCTACAGTCATGCACTATGAAAAAGAGAGCAGTAGATATTGTGTCTCCAGCAAAAAGCATTGAAACATTTCAAGAAACATGCTGTATTTCGTGTATTTTTGCTCCCCTTCTTATTTTACAAATTACTGAAGTTTGCCTTTAGGGAATGGTTTCAAAGAATGAGAATCATTCAGCAACTTTCAGAATAGTTTTGCTTGCTCTCTCTAAACCTAGCTAAACTCTATTGTCTATACTGAACTGCTACAGAATAGGTGTATTTATGTTCAGAATGTACTGCTACAACTTCCTCCTACTTACTGAGCCGGAATTGAGCCAGAAGAATGTTAGTGCAGGTTTGCTAAAACCATCTGCCAAAGAAAAGGGTCAAGTAGGAAAGCACTGGTAGAATCCAAGGCCACCACAGAACAAACTCTTGGAAGTGACTGAACAATTGCAAACACTCTCTGCAACTCTGATCCATCAATTTGGTCAATTGTAACAGGATTTCTTTGATTTATTTACTGCAGGCTGCACTAGCATTGTGTCATACTCTAGGCTGGCAACCAGCTTCACAAAGCACAGTTACACTATTTTCTGTACAGCTGCTGTAGGTGTTGGAGCTCCAAACTGGTTCAAGAAGCTGGAAAGCAACATAGCTGTCTGTGGGAGCTCCCATGACATTCATTTCTATTGTCTAGGACTAGGCAAGCTAGAGATGATTTCTGAGTTTATTCCAAAGGATGAAATGAAAGGCAAGTCTATGGAGTTTCCCTGCAGTATCTTCTGTGCAATGCTTTTCTCCACCTGATGTAAGAGGGCTCAGTTGTGCCCTGTAAATTCTCTCATCTCCAAAGAGACAACTATCAGGTATTAGAGAGCTGAGTTATGATGTCCAATTCTTCAAAGTTATGAACAGTTGTCACAGAGGACAAAGTACATTATGAAATTGGTCAAAGGAGATGATCCTAACTTTTAGTCTAATTTGATATCTACATATGGTAAGTAACAACACTTAGTCACACTGCCACAAGTGCTATTACATTTAACAACTGTTGGCTAAGTCTTTTATTAAAGCTATTGTATTTGACTGTGTTTGTGTCTCTGAACACGTAGAAGGTCAGGTTCCACAAACCTCCACTTGTGAGAACACGACCATTAACTCACTCTGGTTGACTCAGGAAGTCAGATGCCGTCACTTTACCAGAAGCTGCTTTGCATCAAAGAACATAATGGGGAAATCCCTTTGCAACCCTCTTCAATTACAGTGACTATAATGAAAGTTACCAAGATTTGTAGAAGTACACGTGAGCACACTGGTAATGCACTTTGACGTCCACAAACCCTCGCTTCCAACTGCAGAACTCCTAGTGCCTAACAGGGATGTCATCCTGGGATGCGTTTGTTGTGCATGTGAAACTGGCGAGGGCATGGCCAAAGCCCCCTCTCCCCGTGCCACCAGTCCCGGCCAAAGCCCCCTGTCCCCGGACCCCGTCCCCGCTCCCCACCTGAGCGGCCGGGCGGGTCTCTGACGGGCGGCGGCGGTCTCTCTCCGGGCGGCGGGGGCAGCGGTCCGGAGCGGCCCCCGCCGGGCGCCGGGCACGACCCCAGCGAGATGTTCCTCTGCGGCAGCCGCGGCATCTCGTCGCCgccggcgggggcgggcgggaccgggggcggccccggcctGCCGGGGGGCAGCGGGGGCGCCGGGGCGCCGAGGGcgggccggggggcggcgggcacGGGCGGTTTGCTGTtctgcggcggcggcggcggcagagACGCCtcgcgggcggcgggcggccgGTGcccggcggggggcggcggcgggggcggcggttTGTCCTCGGCCGGCCGGCCCGGGGtgggcggcagcggcggccggCCCGAGAAGGGGGACGGCGCGCCGGGGCCCGGCTGCCGGAGGGGCGCGGCCGACCCCGCGGCCCGGCTGCCCGGGAAGGGCGGGGGCGAGGGCCCCAAGCTGGGCTGCCGGCTCAGCCCCGGCACCGGCAGCGAGCCCCGGTTGTGCAGGCTGGAGGCGATGGGCCGGGGCGTGCTGGGCAcgggcggcggcgccgcctCGGGCTTCGAGCCGCCGTCGGGCCTCGGCGGCGGCACGCGGCTCCTCTGCGGGTCCGGGGCGGCGGTGCGCGGCCCCGAGGGCGGCCCCGGGAAGCGCGGCGGGCCGCTCGGCGGGGAGAAGGGCTtggcggcggcggagcggccTCCGGGCGGCAGGACGGGCGGCCGGCCTCCCCCGGCGTCTGCGGACACAGGAGAGGGAGCATCAGCGCCGTCGCACCGGGGCCGCGGTTCCCGAGGGTCTGCGAGCGGCCAGGGCACGGTCCGGCAAGGGGCACCCCTGCCTTGCGGCTCACCCCAACACCGGTACCACTGGGAAACTACTCCAGAGTACCAGGTGACATCCTGATATTGCTTAAGAGGCACGAGTTAAGTGGCCACAAAGTAACATAAGTGATGCAGCCATCATACAGCAAGCAACAAAACAGAGAGGGAAGAAATGGTGAAGAACAAGTACCGAAGAGCATCAACCTGAGACCAAAGAAATCTTAgcttttaaattacatttaacaACAAAAGGTCATCAAAAAGCTCTTTTCAGCTCTTTCTAGTAGTTGTGATCTAAGGATGTAGTTGTGCACGTCAGGAAGAAGGCAGCTGGCCCTACAGTTCCCAAGTACTGTTCTGTGATGCCAGGAACTTTTGTATTAATACAAGTTCCCAAAAATAGACTGTGACACAATAGAAAATACCAGCTCTGAGAGACTGTTTTGTACTAATGTGCTGGAAAATTATGTTAGGCTGTAAAATATGTCATATATGTAACACTCTACAATCCCCATAGCATAGTCCTTCTTCAACAAATATGAAATCCTATGTCCTTGAACTTAAAAAACTCAGTGGCCCCAGATGTCCTCATTTAAAGGGGCATGAGGCTTGGGGCAGCTGTTTTGTCAGCCAGAAGCACACTCCAGACAAGCCTCCATCTGCAGTGTGTGTACCAGCCAGCTGGGATGCCTCATGCACTCCCTAAGCAGCAAATCATACTGTTGTGGAGCTGACACAAGTACTTTCCATTCGGAAAGCAGATCCTTTTTCCTGGTGCACAAGAAATAATTAGCCTGGATCTTCCTCTGTTCCCCTCTTGTCCTGCACACCCAACAGCTAAGGCAGGATGTAATTTGCCTGACTGTACTTTGCAGGTAGCCATTCAACACG
Above is a genomic segment from Haemorhous mexicanus isolate bHaeMex1 chromosome 8, bHaeMex1.pri, whole genome shotgun sequence containing:
- the WIPF1 gene encoding WAS/WASL-interacting protein family member 1; translation: MPVPPPPAPPPPPTLALANTEKPSLSRSEQAGRNALLSDITKGKKLKKTVTNDRSAPILDKPKGSVGGGGGGFGGGGNGSSGSFGGGSGGSFGGGGPPGLGGLFQAGMPKLRCTASRDADAGGGRPPVLPPGGRSAAAKPFSPPSGPPRFPGPPSGPRTAAPDPQRSRVPPPRPDGGSKPEAAPPPVPSTPRPIASSLHNRGSLPVPGLSRQPSLGPSPPPFPGSRAAGSAAPLRQPGPGAPSPFSGRPPLPPTPGRPAEDKPPPPPPPPAGHRPPAAREASLPPPPPQNSKPPVPAAPRPALGAPAPPLPPGRPGPPPVPPAPAGGDEMPRLPQRNISLGSCPAPGGGRSGPLPPPPGERPPPPVRDPPGRSGPLPPPPPISRNGSTSRALPSTPQLPSRAGLDSQRGGPRPPLPPDRPGSAAPPPPPPPSAAVRNGFQDPGDDEWESRFSFHPISDLPPPEPYVPINRSYPSKLARNDSRGGSVRKERGAPPLPPIPR